A genomic region of Streptomyces sp. NBC_00247 contains the following coding sequences:
- the sufB gene encoding Fe-S cluster assembly protein SufB — MTLPTETAHPELEGLGTYEFGWADSDAAGAAAKRGLSEEVVRDISAKKNEPEWMLKLRLKGLKLFGKKPMPNWGSDLSGIDFDNIKYFVRSTEKQAESWEDLPEDIKNTYDKLGIPEAEKQRLVAGVAAQYESEVVYHQINEELEAQGVIFMDTDTALKEHPELFKEYFGTIIPVGDNKFASLNSAVWSGGSFIYVPKGVHVTIPLQAYFRINTENMGQFERTLIIVDEDAYVHYVEGCTAPIYSSDSLHSAVVEIIVKKGGRCRYTTIQNWSNNVYNLVTKRAVAYEGATMEWVDGNIGSKVTMKYPAVYLMGEHAKGETLSIAFAGEGQHQDAGAKMVHMAPNTSSNIVSKSVARGGGRTSYRGLIEIGEGAPGAKSNVLCDALLVDTISRSDTYPYVDVREDDVSMGHEATVSKVSEDQLFYLMSRGLTEFEAMAMIVRGFVEPIAKELPMEYALELNRLIELQMEGSVG; from the coding sequence ATGACGCTCCCTACGGAGACTGCCCACCCCGAACTCGAGGGCCTGGGTACGTACGAATTCGGCTGGGCCGACTCCGACGCGGCAGGCGCGGCGGCCAAGCGCGGCCTCTCGGAAGAGGTCGTCCGGGACATCTCGGCGAAGAAGAACGAGCCCGAGTGGATGCTCAAGCTCCGCCTCAAGGGCCTCAAGCTCTTCGGTAAGAAGCCCATGCCGAACTGGGGCTCGGACCTGTCGGGCATCGACTTCGACAACATCAAGTACTTCGTGCGGTCCACCGAGAAGCAGGCGGAGTCCTGGGAGGACCTGCCCGAGGACATCAAGAACACGTACGACAAGCTCGGCATCCCGGAGGCGGAGAAGCAGCGTCTCGTCGCCGGTGTCGCCGCGCAGTACGAGTCCGAGGTCGTCTACCACCAGATCAACGAGGAGCTGGAGGCGCAGGGTGTCATCTTCATGGACACCGACACCGCGCTGAAGGAGCACCCGGAGCTCTTCAAGGAGTACTTCGGCACCATCATCCCGGTCGGGGACAACAAGTTCGCCTCGCTGAACTCGGCCGTGTGGTCCGGTGGCTCGTTCATCTACGTCCCCAAGGGCGTCCACGTCACCATCCCGCTCCAGGCCTACTTCCGTATCAACACGGAGAACATGGGCCAGTTCGAGCGGACGCTGATCATCGTCGACGAGGACGCCTACGTCCACTACGTCGAGGGCTGCACCGCGCCGATCTACTCCTCGGACTCGCTGCACAGCGCCGTGGTCGAGATCATCGTGAAGAAGGGCGGCCGCTGCCGCTACACGACCATCCAGAACTGGTCGAACAACGTCTACAACCTGGTCACCAAGCGCGCCGTGGCGTACGAGGGCGCGACCATGGAGTGGGTCGACGGCAACATCGGCTCCAAGGTCACCATGAAGTACCCGGCCGTCTACCTCATGGGCGAGCACGCCAAGGGCGAGACGCTCTCCATCGCCTTCGCGGGCGAGGGCCAGCACCAGGACGCCGGCGCCAAGATGGTCCACATGGCTCCGAACACCTCGTCCAACATCGTCTCCAAGTCGGTGGCACGAGGCGGCGGCCGCACCTCCTACCGCGGCCTCATCGAGATCGGCGAGGGTGCGCCGGGCGCGAAGTCCAACGTGCTCTGCGACGCGCTGCTCGTCGACACCATCTCGCGCTCCGACACCTACCCGTACGTCGACGTCCGCGAGGACGACGTGTCGATGGGCCACGAGGCGACCGTCTCCAAGGTCTCCGAGGACCAGCTCTTCTACCTGATGAGCCGCGGTCTCACCGAGTTCGAGGCCATGGCGATGATCGTGCGCGGCTTCGTCGAGCCGATCGCCAAGGAGCTCCCGATGGAGTACGCCCTGGAGCTGAACCGGCTGATCGAGCTGCAGATGGAGGGCTCGGTCGGCTAG
- the sufD gene encoding Fe-S cluster assembly protein SufD — protein sequence MAEAQNSPVGSTTAGSIAVAAESTVATRMSAPPSFDVADFPVPHGREEEWRFTPLERLRGLHDGTAVADGGGVKVAVEAPDGVTVETVGRDDARLGRAGVPVDRVAAQAYSAFAQASVVTVAKEAVLTEPVRVAVHGEGGTAYGHLLVEVGAFAEAVVVIDHTGDAVLAANVDYVLGDGAKLTVVSVQDWDDTAVHVGQHNALIGRDASFKSVVVTFGGDLVRLHPRVAYAGTGGEAELFGLYFTDKGQHQEHRLLVDHNTPHCKSNAVYKGALQGDGAHAVWIGDVLIQAKAEGTDTYEMNRNLVLTDGARVDSVPNLEIETGEIVGAGHASATGRFDDEQLFYLQSRGIPAEEARRLVVRGFFAELVQQIGLPDVEARLLDKIEAELKASV from the coding sequence ATGGCTGAGGCTCAGAATTCCCCGGTGGGCTCCACCACCGCCGGTTCCATCGCGGTTGCCGCCGAGTCGACCGTCGCGACGCGCATGAGCGCCCCGCCCTCCTTCGACGTGGCGGACTTCCCGGTCCCCCACGGCCGCGAGGAGGAGTGGCGCTTCACGCCGCTGGAGCGCCTGCGCGGGCTGCACGACGGCACCGCGGTGGCGGACGGCGGCGGCGTGAAGGTCGCCGTGGAGGCCCCCGACGGCGTCACGGTGGAGACCGTGGGCCGCGACGACGCCCGGCTCGGCCGGGCCGGTGTCCCGGTGGACCGGGTCGCCGCCCAGGCGTACTCCGCGTTCGCGCAGGCGTCGGTCGTCACGGTCGCCAAGGAAGCCGTGCTCACCGAGCCGGTCCGCGTCGCGGTGCACGGCGAGGGCGGTACGGCGTACGGCCACCTGCTCGTCGAGGTCGGCGCCTTTGCCGAGGCGGTCGTGGTCATCGACCACACCGGTGACGCGGTGCTCGCCGCCAACGTCGACTACGTCCTCGGTGACGGCGCCAAGCTCACCGTCGTCTCCGTCCAGGACTGGGACGACACGGCGGTCCACGTCGGCCAGCACAACGCGCTGATCGGCCGCGACGCCTCGTTCAAGTCCGTCGTCGTCACCTTCGGCGGCGACCTGGTCCGGCTGCACCCCCGGGTCGCGTACGCCGGCACCGGCGGCGAGGCCGAGCTGTTCGGCCTGTACTTCACGGACAAGGGCCAGCACCAGGAGCACCGCCTCCTGGTCGACCACAACACCCCGCACTGCAAGTCCAACGCGGTGTACAAGGGCGCCCTCCAGGGCGACGGGGCCCACGCCGTCTGGATCGGGGACGTCCTCATCCAGGCGAAGGCCGAGGGCACCGACACCTACGAGATGAACCGCAACCTGGTTCTGACCGACGGTGCCCGCGTCGACTCGGTCCCGAACCTGGAGATCGAGACCGGCGAGATCGTCGGCGCCGGCCACGCCTCGGCGACCGGCCGCTTCGACGACGAGCAGCTGTTCTACCTCCAGTCCCGCGGCATCCCCGCCGAGGAGGCCCGCCGGCTCGTCGTGCGCGGCTTCTTCGCCGAACTGGTCCAGCAGATCGGCCTGCCGGACGTCGAGGCGCGCCTGCTCGACAAGATCGAGGCAGAGCTGAAGGCGTCCGTCTGA